A genomic stretch from Ureibacillus composti includes:
- a CDS encoding DNA alkylation repair protein, which produces MKNNLNKQKETELNNEQYVEELMKIYSQYIDSDYAAWSKNYMRNQFDFLGIRTPIRRKITKQYFKEYGVPTKESLQQVIFELWDLPEREYQKAALDLLEVVKKTLSAEDMSWLTTLIVKKSWWDTVDVLSPHIAGYMFKAYPKLIPQYADQWILDENIWLQRAAILYQLFFKKSTDEKRLFQYILARADSKEFFVQKAIGWVLREYAKTNPSIVEEFVNSSDLQPLSKREALKNL; this is translated from the coding sequence TTGAAGAATAACTTAAACAAACAAAAAGAAACAGAGCTAAACAATGAACAATATGTTGAAGAGTTAATGAAGATTTATTCACAATATATTGATTCGGATTATGCGGCATGGTCGAAAAATTACATGAGAAATCAGTTTGACTTTTTAGGAATTCGAACTCCGATTCGCCGAAAGATTACAAAACAGTATTTTAAGGAATATGGAGTTCCAACAAAAGAAAGTCTTCAACAAGTTATTTTTGAGTTATGGGACCTTCCAGAAAGGGAGTATCAAAAAGCTGCACTTGATCTACTAGAGGTTGTAAAGAAAACACTTTCCGCTGAAGATATGTCCTGGTTAACAACGTTAATAGTGAAAAAATCTTGGTGGGATACAGTAGATGTGCTTTCCCCGCATATCGCAGGTTATATGTTCAAGGCATATCCAAAGCTTATTCCTCAATACGCAGATCAGTGGATTTTGGATGAAAACATTTGGCTACAAAGAGCTGCGATTTTATATCAACTTTTCTTTAAGAAAAGCACTGACGAGAAACGTTTGTTTCAATACATCCTTGCTCGAGCGGATAGTAAGGAATTTTTTGTTCAAAAAGCAATTGGATGGGTATTGCGAGAATATGCTAAAACGAATCCTTCCATCGTAGAAGAATTTGTCAACTCATCCGATTTACAACCACTCAGCAAACGAGAGGCATTAAAAAATCTATAA
- a CDS encoding GDSL-type esterase/lipase family protein: protein MKRVVLLICSVLLLLFSQMLISEREKEHQVMKTEQKTIPIQSQDVEVEPFFALPPQSDVIIPQKIEEIQFDIVDVETDLPHDQSLHEDESPIYYLALGDSLTKGVGDEENKKGYTKRLVEKIEQWTLESKITLDNRGKRGRRSDQLLSLLKKGHYDIELKNAELISITIGGNDLMKIVKKDLFDLKKETFDNELIEFKERYDEIIKEIRLRNKNVPIILIGLYNPITKFTGDIPELEAIVTEWNQAIFEISEENTNACFVNVQDLFDENTKMVYHSDFFHPNGNGYTLITERILSKMNECHLEVKPEEESLNSE, encoded by the coding sequence ATGAAAAGAGTGGTCCTACTCATTTGCAGCGTTCTTTTGCTTTTGTTTTCTCAAATGCTAATTAGCGAAAGAGAGAAAGAGCATCAAGTAATGAAAACCGAACAAAAAACAATACCTATACAATCACAAGACGTAGAAGTCGAACCATTCTTTGCACTACCTCCGCAATCAGACGTGATCATCCCTCAAAAAATAGAAGAAATACAATTTGATATTGTCGATGTCGAAACGGATTTGCCGCACGATCAATCTTTACATGAAGATGAATCTCCAATCTATTATCTTGCACTGGGTGATTCATTGACAAAAGGTGTGGGGGATGAAGAAAATAAAAAGGGTTATACTAAACGATTGGTGGAGAAAATTGAGCAATGGACATTAGAATCTAAAATCACATTAGACAATCGAGGGAAAAGAGGAAGAAGGAGTGATCAGCTTCTTTCCTTACTGAAAAAGGGACATTACGATATAGAGCTAAAGAATGCTGAGCTTATTTCAATTACAATTGGCGGAAATGATTTAATGAAAATCGTTAAAAAAGATCTCTTTGACTTAAAGAAGGAGACGTTTGATAACGAACTGATTGAATTTAAAGAACGTTATGATGAAATTATTAAAGAAATTCGGTTGCGAAACAAAAATGTTCCGATAATTTTAATTGGGTTGTATAATCCAATAACAAAATTCACAGGAGATATACCAGAACTAGAAGCCATAGTTACAGAATGGAATCAGGCTATTTTTGAAATATCAGAGGAAAATACGAATGCATGCTTTGTCAATGTTCAAGATTTATTTGATGAAAATACAAAAATGGTCTATCATAGTGATTTTTTTCATCCAAATGGCAATGGGTATACACTGATTACGGAACGGATTCTCTCTAAAATGAATGAATGTCACTTAGAAGTGAAGCCTGAGGAGGAGTCATTAAATTCTGAATGA